The genomic stretch GGACGGTTGTCCCCGGCGGCGATCAACCACTTCCTCGCCTCGATCGACTACGCCGGCATAACCCGCACCGTGAAGTTCCAGCCGGACGGCAACTGGGCCGGTGACAACGTGTACGTGTACAGGGTCCAATCAGGCCAACTGGCCGAGGTGAGCCCTGCGGGATGAGGACTATCGCTGAGCCAGCCGCCAGGCCGCGTTCAGCACGGCGGCGGCCGCAGCGCTCCCGCCGCGCCGGCCCGTGTTGGTGACCGACACCGGCCGCAGGGGCGACGCCCAAAGGGCCTGCTTGGCCTCCGCCGCTCCCACGTATCCCACAGGGAGTCCGATCACCGCCGCGGGGTCGACGGTGCCGGATTCGTGCAGCTCGAGCATCCTGGCGAGCGCGGTGGGGGCGTTCCCGAACACCCAGATCGCACCGTGCAGGTTCTCCCGAGCGCCGGCATCCACGGCGGCCGCCGAACGGGTCAGCCCGCCGACGGCCACAGCTGCGTCGAGGTAGCACCGCACGCAGCGGGAGGCAGCGACCGACGGTACGCCAGCGGCGACCATGTTGGCGTCGCACACGACGTTCGCCCCCGAACGCAGCGCTTCCACGAGCGCGTCGACGGCAGAGTCACCGACCAGCGCGGTGGCCGCAAACGACTCGTCGGCGGTCGCGTGGACCATCCGCTTCACCAGATCGCGCGCGCCCGCAGGCCAACGCGAGAAGTCGATCTCCGACTCCATGATCTGGTACGAGCGCGCCTCGATCGGGTGCACGCGCTGCTGGGCGTTCAAGCGGCTGCCCCGCCGGCGCGGACAACCATCTCGACCGGGTGGATCGCAGCGGCGGGGCACACTTCTACGCACTCGAGGCAGTCGATGCACGCGGAAGGGTCGACACGCGGCCGGAGGGGCGACCTCGCCAGAGCGTTCGTGGGGCACGTCACCACGCACGCGCCGCAAGCGGTGCAGTTCGGGGATACGGCCACGGTCATCGGTCGGACCCGTATCCCCTGGGAGTGACCATCCGCCCACCGATCCAACGGGTCTGCGTGGATCCGACGACCACGACAGAGAGCATCCCGACTTGCCCGGCGTCCACTCCGGCGAGTGTGGTCCGCACCACCTCCTGCTCCGGGCGACCGGCTTCGGTGACGACGGCTGCGGGGGTGTCCGGGGATCGCGCGCCCGCGAGTATCTCCAAGGCGCGGGGAAGTTGTGTCACGCGCCGGCCCGACCGAGGGTTGTACAGCGACACGACGAAGTCGCCGTCTGCGACGGCCTTCAAGCGGCGCTCGATCACGTCCCACGGCGTCAGCAGGTCCGACAACGACACAGACGCGTGGTCGTGCCCCAGCGGTGCGCCGAGCAGCGCAGCCGCGCTCAACGCCGCGGTGACCCCCGCCACGACCGTTACCGGAGGATCCCCGAACTGTCCGGATAGCTCCAACACCAGAGACGCCATCGCGTAGACGCCAGGATCACCGGAGCAGACGAGCGCGACGCGCGATCCCGTGGCCGCACGTGCCAGCGCGTACCGGCATCGCTCGGTCTCCTCTCCGATCGGCGAACGGTGAACCTCGTGGTGCGCCTCGATCAGGTCGCACGCGAGGTCGACGTAGCCACCGAACCCGACGACCACATCGGCTGCTCGTACGGCGGCGATCGCTTCCACGGTGCGCTTCGCTGGCTCGCCCGGTCCGAGTCCGACCACCGCGAGGTGGCCGCTCGGTGTCCGGCGTCTGGCGATGGCGACGGTCGAGTCCCGCCCGCCGCTCACTGATTTGTGCCGGACAAGGCTCGCCCCGGGCCCAGCGGCGATAAGCGCGGCTGCTTCGCTCACCGACGCGGTGCCGACCGCGTCGAGCACCGCTTCGCTCGGGTTGGGTACCTCGACGCCTGCCAGCTCGCCGGACGTGAACGTCGTCAAGCACACGCCGAGCTCTTCGGCGAGGCTCACGATGGCCGGCTCGCCCTGTTTGCGGTCGATGGTCGCAACCGCCGCGACGCACTCGCGCGACAGCCCGGCCTCGCCCAACACCTGCCGTACGAGATCCGATAGTCCCGGTGCGCTGGCGCCGCTGCTCGCCCCGACACCGATCACCAGCGACGCCGGCCTGAGGAGGACCTCCCCTTCTCCTGGCGGGCGGTCCCGGTCGCTGACAGTGATCGAACCGCCGGCGCTCGGTCCTTCGCCGGCCTCGCCGGCCTCGCCGGCCTCGCCGGTCGTGCCCGGCAACCCTCGCGGCAGGGGCCAGCCCTCGAGGCCGTGATCGGCGCGCACGAGCGGCGGCGAACCGTCGAGCCACGCCCGTGTGACCCCGGCTACGTCGCCCTCGGCTCTGAACCTCGGCAGTGAACCGAGTGAGGGGATCCCGCGCGAGTCCGTGGCCGTCGTGATCACCGCGGTGGCGCCGGTGATCGAGGCGACGTCGGAGGCGAGCCGGTTTCCGCCACGTTCGTGGCCGCCGGCGAGAGTCACCACGAACCTGGCGGTGTCGTCGATGCACACGACGGCGGGGTCGGTGCGCTTGGAGCGGAGGTGAGGCGCTATGGCGCGCACTGCAATGCCGGTCGCGCACACCAGCACGAACCCGTCCACCTCGTCCCACAGGCGTGCGACCGTCCCCGTGATGTCCGACGAGTGACGCTCGTAGGGCAGGCGGTCGGCGACGGCGTCGCCGGCGGCGGTGACGGTGCAGCAGACGACCCTGCGTTGCGTCAAGGGTTCCCCCAGCAGACGAACACCGGGTTCTCCGCTTGAAGGCGGAGAGGGCCGCCGTCACCGGCGCGGACACCGCGCCCCACCGACACCTGGACGAGGTTGCCGAGCCTGTCGCCTGCATACGCCGCTCGCTCGAGGGTCGCGTAGCTCGCGACGACCGTGCCGCCGGGCCTCGTACGGCGGAGCACCTCGTCGAGGACAGCGGTCCCGCCGCCACCCACGAAAGCGCGGTCGGGGTCGGGCAGTCCGCCGAGCGCAGCGGGGGCTGCTCCTTCCACGACGGTGGCCGCCGTCGCTTCGAGGTTGCGCCTGGCCCGCGCGGCGTCGTCGGGGTTGCGCTCGACCGCGTAGACCCGCAGACCCGGCGCCAGGCTGCAGCACTCCGCCGACACCGAGCCGGAACCGGCTCCGACGTCCCAAAGCACACCCGCTGCCGGCAGGCACAGCTTGCCGAGCGCCACCGCGCGCACCTCGGACTTGGTGATCATCCCGGCACGGTGGTCGAACGACGTTTCCGGCAGGCCCCAACCGATACCGGGCCCGCCAGGACCGGACCGTGCCTCAGGGGCGACGCACACCACCACCGACAAGCCGTCGAAGCAACCGTTCGCCAGACCCGCGACGTCGCCCTCCCAAACCTTCTCTTCGTGCTGGCCGAGATGGCTCGTCACGAGAACGGTCCGTGGGCCGCAGCCGGACTCGAGCAGCGCGCGCCCGAGTTGTTGAGGAGGATCGGCGGGGGAGGTCATGACCGCAACCTTCGCGTTCCGCAACACCGCCTCGGCCGCCCTGGAAATGCCGGCGTCGCGGCCGTGCGCTGACACGACGACGGCGTCGTCCCAGTTGGTCCCTGCCCGCGCGAACGCCAACGACACCGACGACGGTGCCGGATAGACCCTCAACCGGTCACCGAACCGCGCCGCGGCGAGCCGCGCGAGACCGAAGAACCCGGGGTCGCCCGATACAACGATGCACACCTGCTGGCCCGCATCCAGGAAGGCACCGGCGCGATCAAGCGCCTCACCCGGCGAAGTGGGCATCACCTCAGGGCGCCCCCCAACGACGTCCGGTAGCTGCTCGAGGTGCCGAGCATCACCGAGCACCACGGTTGCGTGCCTTATCGCTTCCCCCGCCGCGCGACCGAACCATTCGCCGCCGTGCAGGCCGACCATGCACACGGATCCGCCCAACCCGCGCGAGTCAGGCACGAGCCAGGACCTCTTCGCCCTCGAAATCGACCATGATCACGTCCATCTTCAACGCGCCGTTGGCGTAAGTCGCGCACGCGTTCGCGGCCCGCTCGCAGAGCAGTCGCAACGGTTCCAGGAACCCGGCTGCCATGCACGCCTCCGCGAAATGCCTCGCCGTGGCCGTCTCCGTTGCAGCGCGGACCACCGCGGCCGGAGCGCCCGCCTCGCGTGCGACCTCAGCGAGAAGCTCACCGTCGACCTTCGACCTCCGGTAGTGGGTCATGAGAACACCGCTCGCGAGCTTTGCGATCTTGCCGGCCATGCCCACGAACACCACGTTCGACATTCCTGCGCCGGCCGCGCGCCGGAGCGCGATCCCGGTGAAGTCACCCACCTCCACGAAGCACACCACGGGCAGTTCGGGCATCATCCGCTGCGCCGCCGTGTCCGTGCGCCCGCCGGTGGACAAAACGATCGTGTCTCTGCCCTGCGCGGCTGCCACGTCCACCTGCTGGACCACGCTCGCGCGCCACGCAGCCGTCGAAAACGGCCGCACTATCCCGGTAGTACCCAGTATCGAGATACCGCCGGCGATGCCGAGCCTGGCATTGGAGGTCTTCGCTGCCATCGCTTCGCCGCCCGGTACCGACACGGTCAGATGGACCGGTCTGGAGGTGACCTCCGCGACCGCCGAGCGGATCACCCGTTGCGGCACCGCGTTGATCGCCGGTGCGCCCACTGGAAGCCCGAGCCCCGGCAAGGTGATGGTTCCGACACCGGAACCGGCGGCCAGCTCGACCGTGCCTTCGGGTTCATCGCCCTCCAACCAGCGTGCCTCGACCGTGACGTGCGCCCCGTTTGTCACGTCGGGATCGTCGCCGGCGTCCTTCACGACCGCGGCGCGCGACGGGCGGGACTCGTCGACGTCGGCGACGTCGAACGCGACGCGCGCGCCGCCGGGGAGGGCGACCTCGACGCGCGCCGGTGTTGCACCCTCCAGCAGTCCTGTGACCGCTGCCTTCGCCGCCGCCGATGCGCACGTCCCGGTAGTCCATCCGGTCCGCAAGCCCTTGGCCTTTGCAACCTCGGGGGCGAGAGGCGGTTCGTGGGGGACCGTCACCGTCTTCTCGCGGATGGGCGTCCCGTGGTCGAGCCGGCGCCCGAGCGAAGCCGGTATGCGGTGGTGTGGGAAGGCGCGTACAGATGCGAGCGGCGGGCCACTGGCATGTCGGCCAGCGCCTCGCCGACCAGGACGAGCACCGTCATGGTCTCGCCGGACGCGCGCAGCTCGTCGCTCAAACGACCGACTGTCGTGCGGATCACCCGTTCGTCCGGCCAGGTCGCCCGGATGACGATCGCCGCCGGCGTGTCCGGCGAGTAGCCGCTTCCCTGTGACAGCAGCTCGCTTTGCAGCTCCTCGGGTCGCGCCGCCGAGAGGAACACCGCCATGGTCGCCCCGTGCGCGGCGAACTGCGCGACGCCCTCGCCGGCGGGCATCGACGACTTCGTCTTGCCGGCCAGCCGCGTCAACACCACGCTCTGCGAGACACCCGGCTGCGTGAGCTCGCGCCCGAGCACCGCTGACGCGGCGGCCACGGAGGTCACGCCGGGAACGATCTCCCACGACCGCGAACTCGCGAGGCACCAGTCGATCTGCTCTCCGATCGCCCCGTAGATGCTGGGGTCGCCGGAGTGGAGCCGGACGATCGGCGTCTCCTCGGCATGGTTCTCGTACACGGCGATGACGTCCTCGAGGGTCATCGTCGCCGAGTCGTGGATCTCGATACCGGACGGGCAGTGCTCGAGCAACGCTTCGGGCACCAGCGACGACGCCCACACGACCACCTCCGCGCCGGCCAATCGTCTCGCCCCGCGGACCGTGATGAGATCCACAGCCCCGGGGCCCGCGCCGACGAAGGAGATCATTCTCCGTCCTCGATTCGCGCAGGCACGATCACTGTTGCAAGGTACGAGGCGGGCCCGCCGGCCAGCGCCGCGAGCGATCCGACCCGTTCGCCGGGCATCCCCAGGAGTTCCCCGGCGACGGCTCGATCGGCGCGACCGTGGCCGTCGGCCTCCGCCGCCAGGTCCGGCAAGCGCCTCCCGCCCTTGTAGACCACCAGCGTCGACGTCGTGTCCGCGAGATCCCCGGAGATGTCGTCACCATCGAGAGCTGTGCGGATCGACACCCGTGTCCGCTCGTCGGCGATCACCGTCCCGGTGCGCGCGGCGAGCGCCTGGAACGCCATGATTCCCGGAACCTGGGTCACGACGGTCGAAGGTCGCCGGCGTTTGACGCGCGCTGCGACCGACGAGAAGGTCGAATAGGTGAGCGGATCGCCGAGCGTGATCCACGCGACCTCCTCGCCGCGTTCGAGGTGCGCGACGACTGCGCGGGCCGCGGAATCGAGCGACCGGTTCCTCGCGGTTCTGCTCGGCGCCATGGCGAACACGACCCGTTCGACCGGGACCTCCGGCGCAGCCTGGCGCACGACGGCCTCGGCACGCCCGACCGCGTCGACTGCGGCGGTCGGTGCGAGCACGCGATCGGCGCGGCGCAGCGCGGCCAGCGCCCTCACGGTCAGCAGATCGGGTTCGCCGGGCCCCACTCCGACGCCGACCAGCCGTCCGGGAACAGGTCGCTCGGGCGCGACGGCTTCGCCGCCGGCGGGGTGGGCGAGGGACGCCTCGATCGCCTCGCGCACGATTTCCGCCTCCGATCTTCCCGTCGTCGCCGCCCGCGACGACAGGGCTGCCTTCAGCCGGTCGGGGAGGTAGAGGCTGCTCTTGCGCACGCCCGTACCCTATGCCAAACGTAGGGTACGACGTAGGGCACATCTTCGGGAGAAAGACTCGACGGCGCGCGGGTCGCCCCCGGGGTGATGGTGCACGTAGGTCGCGAGGAGCGACGGGGTGGCCCAACCTTCGAGTCGGGTTCCCCACCGGCTCGAAAGCTCGAGCGCGTCACCGGGTGGGTCGACGGTCGAGTAGTGGAACTCGTGCCCCCGGAAGCGGGTCCGCGGCGGGCCGATCGGGGACTCGGCTCGGGTGACGGCTTCGCGGTATCCGAGCGTCAGCCTCGACGTCAACGACGCCGCCCCCGCCACCACCCCCGCCATCCGATGACCGTTCAACTCCTCAGCCAGAAGCAGGAGCCCGCCGCACTCGGCCCACAGCGGCAGGCCCGAGTCGACGCGGCGGCGGAGGTCGGCGAGGAGGCGGTGGTTGGCCGACAGCTCGCCGGCGTGCACCTCGGGAAACCCACCGCCGATCAACGCGCCGTCGACACCCTCCGGCAACGTCTCGTCCTGGAGCGGGTCGAAGGGCACGACCTCCGCGCCGGCCGCTTCCAGCGCGTCGAGAGTGTCGGTGTAGGTGAAGCTGAACGCCCTGCCGCCGGCGACTGCCACCCGGAAGCGCGGTCCGCCGGCCGGCAGCGCGACAGGAGCGGTGTTCACGGTTGCCGCTCCCTGCGCCATCCGTACGATGGCGGCGAGATCGACGTGTTCGCTCACGATGGCGGCAAGCGCGCGGATCGACTCATCGACTTCTGCGCGGTGCTCGACCACCGGTACCAGACCCAGGTGGCGGTCACGCCAGGTGAGGCGGTCGTCGCGCGGCAGCGCGCCGAGGACCGGTATGCCCAGAGGCTCGAGCGCCTCGCGCAGCAGCGTCGCATGCCCCTCCGAACCGACCTGGTTGAGGATCACGCCGCCCACGGTCACCGTCGGATCGAAGCTCGCGTACCCGTGCACCATGGCCGCTATTGAGCCGGACATGGCCGATGCGTCCACGACCAGAACGATGGGCGCTCCCAGCAGTCGCGCCACGTCCGCGGTCGACGACGGGGTGCCGTCGCTCGAACCGTCGAACATCCCCATGACGCCCTCCACGACCAGAACACCGGCGCCGTCGCCGGCGCGCGCCGCGAGCGGCAAGATGCTCTCCTCGCCGCACAGCCACGGATCGAGGTTGCGCGGCGGCCTGCCGCAGGCGACGGCGTGGTAGCCGGGGTCGATGAAATCCGGTCCGACCTTCGCGCCGGCGGGTCGCTCGCCGGCGGCGCGCAGTGCTGCCAGCAGGCCGGTCGCGACTGTCGTCTTGCCGGCGCCCGAATGCGTCCCGGCGATCACGAGTCGGGGACCGAGCGACGGGCTGGGCATGGATCCGATGGTGCCAGCCCGCCGGACCGGACGGCGAGCCCGGTGGAAGGGCGAGCTAGTTTGGGCTGTGAGATGGCGAGCCGGTACGGGATATCGATAGGTCGCCTTGCACGCCCGGCACACGGCCCGGCTGGAGCGGCGGAAGGGCTGCTCCTGGTCGGGCACGGATCGCGCTGCGTGGTGAGCGAGGAGGAGACCCACGCTCTCGCGGACCTCGTCGCGGCCGACCTCCCGGATCTGGCGGTCGAGGTCGGGTTCCTCGAGATGACCGATCCGAGCGCCGGCTCAGCCCTCGACCGCCTGGTGGCGCGGGGCTGCACGACCGTCACGGTGCTTCCCCTGGCGCTGCTGGCGGCCGGCCACGCGAAGAGCGACGCGCCTGCCGTGGTCGTCTCGGGCCGTACCCGGCATCCGGAGGTCGACATCCGCTTCGGCGCCCCTTTGGGCGTGGCTCGCGAACCAGTCGAGTTGCTGGGGAAGGCGGTGGTCGCTTTCGGTGGCGCCGGCCTGCCCCTGCTCGTGTGCGCCCGTGGCAGTTCGGACCCCGACGCCAACTCCGATGCCCACAAGGCGTCGCGGTTGATCGCGGAGTGGACGGGCAGCCCCTTCGTCCACGTCGGTTTCAGCGGCATCACCGGTCCTTCGGTCCCGGAGGCCGCCTCGGTCTTCGGGCGCCTCGGCCACCCCCGGGTGGCGGTTGCGTGGTGGTTCCTCTGCCACGGCAAGCTCATAGAGCGCGGCCGCGAGGAGCTCCGTGGGGTCATGGATGCGGCCGGCTTCGAGTGCGTCGACGCCGGCTACATCGGGCCGGACCCGGCCCTGGTGCCCTTGATCCTGGAGCGCTACCGCCACGCGGGTCCGGCCGGCGCCGGCGGCGCCGGCGGCGGATCGGTATCGGCTGAGGCGGCCAGGTGCGACCTGTGCGCATACCGCGCCCCGTGGCCGGGCAAGGAGGAGAGGGTCGGCCAACCCGTCGGGGTGGGCCACTCGCACCTGGCCGCGCATCACCACTGAGCAGGCCGCCGGGCGCCCGAGGAGCCAGTGGGTAGCTTTACTGTTCCTACAGGATAGAAAAGCTACCCAGTAAAGAGGTTCTGCGAACCTCTTTACGCCCGTGAAGACCGGGCCCGCCGTTGTCGCCGCCGCCGGCGCCTGGCGCGCCGGCGCTTGCGCGCTGCTAGATGCTGAGCGCTGAAGCCGGCTCGACGTCCCCTGACGTGCGGGCGGCCATGTCGGCGAGGGTGAACGACTCCAGGTGCTTGCGCATGTGCTCGCCCACCTCGGCCCACACCGCGAGCAGCACGCACTGGCCCTCGTGGTCGCACGCGCCGTTCTGGTGCGGTTCCCCGAAGTCCCCGGCCACGATCGGCCCCTCGACGGCGCTCACGATCTGGCTCAAGGTGATGTCGGCGGGGGAGCGGGCGAGGATGTAGCCGCCTCCGACGCCCCGCTTCGACCGCACCAGGCCGGCGCCTTTGAGGGCCAGCAGGATCTGCTCGAGGTACGGCTGGGGGAGCCCGGTGCGCTCCGCGATGTCGCGGACCGACGTGGGCTGTGTCTGGCCGGCGTGAAGCGCCAGCGACAGCAGGGCCCGGCTCGCGTAGTCGCCCCGGGTGGAAACCTTCACCCCCTCATCGTACCTACGGTCGGGCGTGGGGCTGGGGTCCCCCATGCTCCGGAAGGGGGCCGGGCGCCGGCCGGGCCGGGCAGCACGGTCGGGCGCCGGGCCGGACAACGGAGACCCACCCTCGCCCTAGGGTGTCACCGATGAGCCCGCCGCGTCCCGTCCTGCCCGACTACCGCGGCGCCAACCTCACGGGCCTCATAGCCGCCCTGAGCGCACCCGCCGGCGAGCGCCCGCTGTGGCTGCCCGCTCCGGTCGCCGACGCCGAGCAGGTGGTGCTGCTGGTTGTCGACGGCCTCGGGTGGCTGCAGCTGAAGGAGCGGGCCCACCTGGCGCCGTGCCTGTCGTCGATGGCCGGGGGCGAGATCACGTCGGTGGTCCCTTCCACGACCGCCACTGCCCTTACTTGCATCACCGTGGGGGTGCCGCCGGCGGAGCACGGGGTGGTGGGCTACAAGGTCGCCGTCGAGGGACCGTCGGGGCCCGAGGTCATGAACGTCCTGCGCTGGAGGACCCCCTCGGGTGACGCGAAGCCGTTCGTCGACCCGGAAGATTTCCAGCCGCTGCAGCCGTTCGGCGGAAGGCCGATACCGGTGGTCAGCAAGGCCGAGTTCACTGGGACCGGGTTCACGGTGGCCCA from Acidimicrobiales bacterium encodes the following:
- a CDS encoding Rrf2 family transcriptional regulator, which translates into the protein MKVSTRGDYASRALLSLALHAGQTQPTSVRDIAERTGLPQPYLEQILLALKGAGLVRSKRGVGGGYILARSPADITLSQIVSAVEGPIVAGDFGEPHQNGACDHEGQCVLLAVWAEVGEHMRKHLESFTLADMAARTSGDVEPASALSI
- a CDS encoding precorrin-8X methylmutase, with amino-acid sequence MNAQQRVHPIEARSYQIMESEIDFSRWPAGARDLVKRMVHATADESFAATALVGDSAVDALVEALRSGANVVCDANMVAAGVPSVAASRCVRCYLDAAVAVGGLTRSAAAVDAGARENLHGAIWVFGNAPTALARMLELHESGTVDPAAVIGLPVGYVGAAEAKQALWASPLRPVSVTNTGRRGGSAAAAAVLNAAWRLAQR
- a CDS encoding cobalt-precorrin-5B (C(1))-methyltransferase is translated as MTVPHEPPLAPEVAKAKGLRTGWTTGTCASAAAKAAVTGLLEGATPARVEVALPGGARVAFDVADVDESRPSRAAVVKDAGDDPDVTNGAHVTVEARWLEGDEPEGTVELAAGSGVGTITLPGLGLPVGAPAINAVPQRVIRSAVAEVTSRPVHLTVSVPGGEAMAAKTSNARLGIAGGISILGTTGIVRPFSTAAWRASVVQQVDVAAAQGRDTIVLSTGGRTDTAAQRMMPELPVVCFVEVGDFTGIALRRAAGAGMSNVVFVGMAGKIAKLASGVLMTHYRRSKVDGELLAEVAREAGAPAAVVRAATETATARHFAEACMAAGFLEPLRLLCERAANACATYANGALKMDVIMVDFEGEEVLARA
- the cobM gene encoding precorrin-4 C(11)-methyltransferase, which encodes MISFVGAGPGAVDLITVRGARRLAGAEVVVWASSLVPEALLEHCPSGIEIHDSATMTLEDVIAVYENHAEETPIVRLHSGDPSIYGAIGEQIDWCLASSRSWEIVPGVTSVAAASAVLGRELTQPGVSQSVVLTRLAGKTKSSMPAGEGVAQFAAHGATMAVFLSAARPEELQSELLSQGSGYSPDTPAAIVIRATWPDERVIRTTVGRLSDELRASGETMTVLVLVGEALADMPVARRSHLYAPSHTTAYRLRSGAGSTTGRPSARRR
- the cobJ gene encoding precorrin-3B C(17)-methyltransferase is translated as MTQRRVVCCTVTAAGDAVADRLPYERHSSDITGTVARLWDEVDGFVLVCATGIAVRAIAPHLRSKRTDPAVVCIDDTARFVVTLAGGHERGGNRLASDVASITGATAVITTATDSRGIPSLGSLPRFRAEGDVAGVTRAWLDGSPPLVRADHGLEGWPLPRGLPGTTGEAGEAGEAGEGPSAGGSITVSDRDRPPGEGEVLLRPASLVIGVGASSGASAPGLSDLVRQVLGEAGLSRECVAAVATIDRKQGEPAIVSLAEELGVCLTTFTSGELAGVEVPNPSEAVLDAVGTASVSEAAALIAAGPGASLVRHKSVSGGRDSTVAIARRRTPSGHLAVVGLGPGEPAKRTVEAIAAVRAADVVVGFGGYVDLACDLIEAHHEVHRSPIGEETERCRYALARAATGSRVALVCSGDPGVYAMASLVLELSGQFGDPPVTVVAGVTAALSAAALLGAPLGHDHASVSLSDLLTPWDVIERRLKAVADGDFVVSLYNPRSGRRVTQLPRALEILAGARSPDTPAAVVTEAGRPEQEVVRTTLAGVDAGQVGMLSVVVVGSTQTRWIGGRMVTPRGYGSDR
- a CDS encoding sirohydrochlorin chelatase; the encoded protein is MASRYGISIGRLARPAHGPAGAAEGLLLVGHGSRCVVSEEETHALADLVAADLPDLAVEVGFLEMTDPSAGSALDRLVARGCTTVTVLPLALLAAGHAKSDAPAVVVSGRTRHPEVDIRFGAPLGVAREPVELLGKAVVAFGGAGLPLLVCARGSSDPDANSDAHKASRLIAEWTGSPFVHVGFSGITGPSVPEAASVFGRLGHPRVAVAWWFLCHGKLIERGREELRGVMDAAGFECVDAGYIGPDPALVPLILERYRHAGPAGAGGAGGGSVSAEAARCDLCAYRAPWPGKEERVGQPVGVGHSHLAAHHH
- a CDS encoding cobyrinate a,c-diamide synthase, whose amino-acid sequence is MPSPSLGPRLVIAGTHSGAGKTTVATGLLAALRAAGERPAGAKVGPDFIDPGYHAVACGRPPRNLDPWLCGEESILPLAARAGDGAGVLVVEGVMGMFDGSSDGTPSSTADVARLLGAPIVLVVDASAMSGSIAAMVHGYASFDPTVTVGGVILNQVGSEGHATLLREALEPLGIPVLGALPRDDRLTWRDRHLGLVPVVEHRAEVDESIRALAAIVSEHVDLAAIVRMAQGAATVNTAPVALPAGGPRFRVAVAGGRAFSFTYTDTLDALEAAGAEVVPFDPLQDETLPEGVDGALIGGGFPEVHAGELSANHRLLADLRRRVDSGLPLWAECGGLLLLAEELNGHRMAGVVAGAASLTSRLTLGYREAVTRAESPIGPPRTRFRGHEFHYSTVDPPGDALELSSRWGTRLEGWATPSLLATYVHHHPGGDPRAVESFSRRCALRRTLRLA
- the cbiE gene encoding precorrin-6y C5,15-methyltransferase (decarboxylating) subunit CbiE; its protein translation is MPDSRGLGGSVCMVGLHGGEWFGRAAGEAIRHATVVLGDARHLEQLPDVVGGRPEVMPTSPGEALDRAGAFLDAGQQVCIVVSGDPGFFGLARLAAARFGDRLRVYPAPSSVSLAFARAGTNWDDAVVVSAHGRDAGISRAAEAVLRNAKVAVMTSPADPPQQLGRALLESGCGPRTVLVTSHLGQHEEKVWEGDVAGLANGCFDGLSVVVCVAPEARSGPGGPGIGWGLPETSFDHRAGMITKSEVRAVALGKLCLPAAGVLWDVGAGSGSVSAECCSLAPGLRVYAVERNPDDAARARRNLEATAATVVEGAAPAALGGLPDPDRAFVGGGGTAVLDEVLRRTRPGGTVVASYATLERAAYAGDRLGNLVQVSVGRGVRAGDGGPLRLQAENPVFVCWGNP
- the cobI gene encoding precorrin-2 C(20)-methyltransferase — protein: MRKSSLYLPDRLKAALSSRAATTGRSEAEIVREAIEASLAHPAGGEAVAPERPVPGRLVGVGVGPGEPDLLTVRALAALRRADRVLAPTAAVDAVGRAEAVVRQAAPEVPVERVVFAMAPSRTARNRSLDSAARAVVAHLERGEEVAWITLGDPLTYSTFSSVAARVKRRRPSTVVTQVPGIMAFQALAARTGTVIADERTRVSIRTALDGDDISGDLADTTSTLVVYKGGRRLPDLAAEADGHGRADRAVAGELLGMPGERVGSLAALAGGPASYLATVIVPARIEDGE
- a CDS encoding 4Fe-4S binding protein — encoded protein: MTVAVSPNCTACGACVVTCPTNALARSPLRPRVDPSACIDCLECVEVCPAAAIHPVEMVVRAGGAAA